One Agrococcus jenensis genomic region harbors:
- the nrdE gene encoding class 1b ribonucleoside-diphosphate reductase subunit alpha, whose translation MTTGKTSVMDYHSLNAMLNLYGPDGKIQFEKDREAANQYFLQHVNQNTVFFHSLKEKLDYLVENEYYEQEVLDQYSFEFIKSLMKRAYGYKFRFPTFLGAFKYYTSYTLKTFDGKRYLERYEDRVVNVALALAEGSEPLAEAYVDEMVNGRFQPATPTFLNAGKKQRGELVSCFLLRIEDNMESIGRSINSALQLSKRGGGVAFNLTNIREYGAPIKQIQNQSSGVIPVMKLFEDSFSYANQLGARQGAGAVYLQAHHPDIMRFLDTKRENADEKIRIKTLSLGVVVPDITFDLAKKGEDMYLFSPYDVERVYGVPFSDISVTEKYHEMVDDARITKTKINAREFFQTLAEIQFESGYPYIMFEDTVNRANPIDGRINMSNLCSEILQVNTPSTYDDDLDYESVGKDISCNLGSMNIALSMDSPDFGKTVETAIRALTAVSDQSNIGSVPSIARGNSMSHAIGLGQMNLHGYLGRERIHYGSEEGLDFTNIYFYTVLFHALRASNLLAQEKGQTFEGFERSKYASGEFFEKYTQQEWKPATARVQELFDTSNIHIPTREDWRALQALVQEHGIYNQNLQAVPPTGSISYINNSTSSIHPIASKIEIRKEGKLGRVYYPAPFMTNDNLEYFQDAYEIGAEKIIDTYAAATQHVDQGLSLTLFFKDTATTRDINKAQIYAWRKGIKTIYYIRLRQLALEGTEVDGCVSCML comes from the coding sequence ATGACGACGGGCAAGACGTCCGTGATGGACTACCACTCGCTCAACGCGATGCTCAACCTCTACGGACCGGACGGCAAGATCCAGTTCGAGAAGGACCGCGAGGCTGCGAACCAGTACTTCCTGCAGCACGTCAACCAGAACACGGTCTTCTTCCACTCGCTGAAGGAGAAGCTCGACTACCTGGTCGAGAACGAGTACTACGAGCAGGAGGTGCTCGACCAGTACTCCTTCGAGTTCATCAAGTCGCTCATGAAGCGCGCCTACGGCTACAAGTTCCGCTTCCCGACGTTCCTCGGGGCGTTCAAGTACTACACCTCGTACACGCTCAAGACGTTCGACGGCAAGCGCTACCTCGAGCGCTACGAGGACCGCGTCGTCAACGTCGCGCTCGCGCTCGCCGAGGGCAGCGAGCCGCTCGCCGAGGCGTACGTCGACGAGATGGTGAACGGCCGCTTCCAGCCGGCCACCCCGACGTTCCTCAACGCGGGCAAGAAGCAGCGCGGCGAGCTCGTCTCCTGCTTCCTCCTCCGCATCGAGGACAACATGGAGTCGATCGGCCGCTCGATCAACTCGGCGCTGCAGCTCTCGAAGCGCGGCGGCGGCGTGGCGTTCAACCTCACGAACATCCGCGAGTACGGCGCACCGATCAAGCAGATCCAGAACCAGTCCTCCGGCGTCATCCCCGTGATGAAGCTGTTCGAAGACAGCTTCTCGTACGCGAACCAGCTCGGTGCCCGTCAGGGTGCGGGCGCGGTGTACCTGCAGGCGCACCACCCCGACATCATGCGGTTCCTCGACACGAAGCGTGAGAACGCCGACGAGAAGATCCGCATCAAGACGCTGTCGCTCGGCGTCGTCGTGCCCGACATCACGTTCGACCTCGCGAAGAAGGGCGAGGACATGTACCTCTTCTCGCCCTACGACGTCGAGCGCGTCTACGGCGTGCCCTTCAGCGACATCTCGGTGACCGAGAAGTACCACGAGATGGTCGACGACGCCCGGATCACGAAGACGAAGATCAACGCGCGCGAGTTCTTCCAGACGCTCGCCGAGATCCAGTTCGAGTCGGGCTACCCGTACATCATGTTCGAGGACACGGTGAACCGGGCCAACCCGATCGACGGCCGCATCAACATGTCGAACCTGTGCAGCGAGATCCTGCAGGTCAACACCCCGTCGACCTACGACGACGACCTCGACTACGAGTCCGTCGGCAAGGACATCTCCTGCAACCTCGGCTCGATGAACATCGCGCTGTCGATGGACTCGCCCGACTTCGGCAAGACGGTCGAGACGGCCATCCGCGCGCTGACGGCGGTCTCCGACCAGTCGAACATCGGCTCGGTGCCCTCGATCGCCCGCGGCAACTCGATGAGCCACGCCATCGGCCTCGGCCAGATGAACCTGCACGGCTACCTCGGCCGCGAGCGCATCCACTACGGCTCCGAGGAGGGGCTCGACTTCACGAACATCTACTTCTACACGGTGCTGTTCCACGCCCTCCGGGCGTCGAACCTGCTCGCGCAGGAGAAGGGCCAGACGTTCGAGGGCTTCGAGCGCTCGAAGTACGCGTCGGGCGAGTTCTTCGAGAAGTACACGCAGCAGGAGTGGAAGCCGGCGACGGCTCGGGTGCAGGAGCTGTTCGACACGTCGAACATCCACATCCCGACGCGGGAGGACTGGCGCGCGCTGCAGGCGCTCGTGCAGGAGCACGGCATCTACAACCAGAACCTGCAGGCGGTGCCCCCGACCGGCTCGATCTCGTACATCAACAACTCGACGTCGTCGATCCACCCGATCGCGTCGAAGATCGAGATCCGCAAGGAGGGCAAGCTCGGGCGCGTCTACTACCCGGCGCCGTTCATGACGAACGACAACCTCGAGTACTTCCAGGACGCCTACGAGATCGGCGCCGAGAAGATCATCGACACCTACGCCGCGGCCACGCAGCACGTCGACCAGGGCCTGTCGCTCACGCTGTTCTTCAAGGACACCGCGACGACCCGCGACATCAACAAGGCGCAGATCTACGCATGGCGCAAGGGCATCAAGACCATCTACTACATCCGTCTCCGCCAGCTCGCGCTGGAAGGGACTGAGGTGGATGGCTGCGTCTCCTGCATGCTGTGA
- a CDS encoding DUF2382 domain-containing protein: MTDHTFSIDELYRGTVYDSDGDKIGAVKQVYTDDTTGEPQFVTVNTGLFGSRESFVPVSGATRQGDDIHVPYTKAFVKDAPGIEADGHMEESEQDELFRYYDYSGGGRDTTTYDRDTTAGVGGVGGLGDGSLDRDRDRDLDLDRDRTSDLGDESIVRREEQLNVGTERVETGRLRIRKHVVTEQQTVTVPVEREEFEVVREPITGTSTGGTLGDDEIAVTTHAERPVVDKDVVDAERIGVEKRTVTDQERVSAEVSKEQVDIDRDGDVDRDRDRGIDGDGGLRR; encoded by the coding sequence ATGACGGATCACACCTTCAGCATCGACGAGCTCTACCGGGGCACGGTCTACGACTCCGACGGCGACAAGATCGGTGCTGTCAAGCAGGTCTACACCGACGACACCACCGGAGAGCCGCAGTTCGTGACGGTCAACACCGGCCTGTTCGGCTCCCGCGAGAGCTTCGTGCCCGTAAGCGGCGCGACCCGGCAGGGCGACGACATCCACGTGCCGTACACGAAGGCCTTCGTGAAGGACGCGCCCGGCATCGAGGCCGACGGCCACATGGAGGAGAGCGAGCAGGACGAGCTCTTCCGCTACTACGACTACAGCGGTGGCGGCCGTGACACCACGACGTACGACCGCGACACCACCGCAGGCGTGGGCGGCGTCGGCGGGCTGGGCGACGGATCGCTCGACCGCGACCGCGACCGTGACCTGGACCTCGACCGCGACCGCACCTCCGACCTCGGCGACGAGTCGATCGTGCGCCGCGAGGAGCAGCTCAACGTCGGCACCGAGCGCGTCGAGACGGGCCGCCTGCGCATCCGCAAGCACGTCGTCACGGAGCAGCAGACCGTGACCGTGCCCGTCGAGCGCGAGGAGTTCGAGGTCGTGCGCGAGCCGATCACCGGCACCTCGACCGGCGGCACGCTCGGCGACGACGAGATCGCCGTCACCACGCACGCCGAGCGTCCGGTCGTCGACAAGGACGTCGTCGACGCCGAGCGCATCGGTGTCGAGAAGCGCACGGTCACCGATCAGGAGCGCGTCTCCGCGGAGGTCTCCAAGGAGCAGGTCGACATCGACCGCGACGGCGACGTCGACCGCGACCGCGACCGCGGCATCGACGGCGACGGCGGCCTGCGCCGCTGA
- the nrdF gene encoding class 1b ribonucleoside-diphosphate reductase subunit beta, protein MRDTDMDTQDTQTGSAFDEIAEAPVAPEAREAIAADRDEVEAALGAGKPQTEAQQRAHKHNQLVRAINWNRIEDDKDLEVWNRLVNNFWLPEKVPLSNDVQSWGTLTPDEKTLTMRVFTGLTLLDTIQGTVGAVSLIPDAITPHEEAVYTNIAFMESVHAKSYSSIFSTLASTPEIDDAFRWSTENPYLQRKAEIIIDYYEGDDPLKRKVASTLLESFLFYSGFYLPMYWSSRAKLTNTADLIRLIIRDEAVHGYYIGYKFQKGYEKLSPAEQAEIKDYTYSLLYELYENESKYTADLYDAVGLTEDVKKFLHYNANKALMNLGFEPLFPSTVTDVSPAILSALSPNADENHDFFSGSGSSYVIGKAEATSDDDWDF, encoded by the coding sequence ATGAGAGACACCGACATGGACACGCAGGACACGCAGACGGGCTCGGCGTTCGACGAGATCGCCGAGGCCCCGGTCGCCCCCGAGGCGCGCGAGGCGATCGCCGCCGATCGCGACGAGGTCGAGGCGGCGCTCGGCGCCGGCAAGCCGCAGACCGAGGCGCAGCAGCGCGCGCACAAGCACAACCAGCTCGTGCGGGCGATCAACTGGAACCGCATCGAGGACGACAAGGACCTCGAGGTCTGGAACCGGCTCGTCAACAACTTCTGGCTGCCCGAGAAGGTGCCGCTGTCGAACGACGTGCAGTCGTGGGGCACGCTGACGCCCGACGAGAAGACGCTCACGATGCGCGTCTTCACGGGCCTGACGCTGCTCGACACGATCCAGGGCACGGTCGGCGCGGTGTCGCTCATCCCCGACGCGATCACGCCGCACGAGGAGGCCGTCTACACGAACATCGCGTTCATGGAGTCGGTGCACGCGAAGTCGTACTCGTCGATCTTCTCGACGCTCGCGTCGACGCCCGAGATCGACGACGCCTTCCGCTGGTCGACCGAGAATCCCTACCTGCAGCGCAAGGCAGAGATCATCATCGACTACTACGAGGGCGACGACCCGCTGAAGCGCAAGGTCGCCTCGACGCTGCTCGAGTCGTTCCTGTTCTACTCGGGCTTCTACCTGCCGATGTACTGGTCGAGCCGCGCCAAGCTCACGAACACGGCCGACCTCATCCGCCTCATCATCCGCGACGAGGCCGTGCACGGGTACTACATCGGCTACAAGTTCCAGAAGGGCTACGAGAAGCTGAGCCCTGCGGAGCAGGCCGAGATCAAGGACTACACGTACTCGCTGCTCTACGAGCTCTACGAGAACGAGTCGAAGTACACGGCCGACCTCTACGACGCCGTCGGCCTCACCGAGGACGTCAAGAAGTTCCTCCACTACAACGCGAACAAGGCGCTCATGAACCTCGGGTTCGAGCCCCTGTTCCCGTCGACGGTGACCGACGTCAGCCCCGCGATCCTCTCGGCGCTCTCGCCGAACGCCGACGAGAACCACGACTTCTTCTCGGGGTCGGGCTCGTCGTACGTGATCGGCAAGGCCGAGGCGACCTCGGACGACGACTGGGACTTCTGA
- a CDS encoding glutaminase, translating into MRSPVPDYLDEVRRSCADDGDEGEVASYIPELADADPERFGVAICTIDGTLYGAGDDEHRFTIQSISKPFAYALALADRGLETVLEHVGVEPSGDAFNEISLERNGRPRNAMINIGAITTHTLVGEADASPAERVERIRSGLSAFAGRELEIDEQVYESERSTSSRNMALAYLVHAQGKLEGEPHDAVDGYTKQCSLLVDVRDLAVMAMTLAAGGRNPVTREQIVPAWVCRQVLSVMATCGMYDAAGDWMSHVGIPAKSGVAGGVLGALPGQVGIGAFSPRLDEYGNSVRGVRVCERLSRDMGLHLMQAPEVASHVLYGVVEPDADADGVREVQLQGTMHFAAAEVALRELERVPQDGEPVVVDLSRVASTNKVGRRMLREGIRRLERDGHEVRVEDPDGLLET; encoded by the coding sequence ATGCGCAGCCCCGTACCCGACTACCTGGACGAGGTGCGCCGGTCGTGCGCCGACGACGGCGACGAGGGCGAGGTCGCGAGCTACATCCCCGAGCTCGCCGATGCCGACCCCGAGCGCTTCGGCGTCGCGATCTGCACGATCGACGGCACGCTCTACGGCGCGGGCGACGACGAGCACCGCTTCACGATCCAGTCGATCTCGAAGCCCTTCGCCTACGCGCTCGCCCTCGCCGACCGCGGGCTCGAGACCGTGCTGGAGCACGTGGGCGTCGAGCCGTCCGGCGACGCGTTCAACGAGATCTCGCTCGAGCGCAACGGTCGCCCGCGGAACGCCATGATCAACATCGGAGCCATCACGACGCACACGCTCGTGGGCGAGGCCGACGCCAGCCCGGCCGAGCGGGTGGAGCGCATCCGCTCGGGCCTCTCCGCCTTCGCCGGTCGCGAGCTCGAGATCGACGAGCAGGTCTACGAGTCGGAGCGCTCCACCTCGAGCCGCAACATGGCGCTCGCCTACCTCGTGCACGCGCAGGGCAAGCTCGAGGGCGAGCCGCACGACGCCGTCGACGGCTACACGAAGCAGTGCTCGCTGCTCGTCGACGTGCGCGACCTCGCGGTGATGGCGATGACGCTCGCCGCCGGCGGCCGCAACCCCGTGACGCGCGAGCAGATCGTGCCCGCGTGGGTGTGCCGGCAGGTGCTCAGCGTGATGGCGACGTGCGGCATGTACGACGCGGCCGGTGACTGGATGAGCCACGTCGGCATCCCGGCGAAGAGCGGCGTCGCGGGCGGCGTGCTCGGTGCGCTGCCCGGCCAGGTCGGCATCGGTGCCTTCTCGCCGCGGCTCGACGAGTACGGCAACAGCGTGCGGGGCGTGCGCGTGTGCGAGCGGCTCTCGCGCGACATGGGCCTGCACCTCATGCAGGCGCCCGAGGTGGCCTCGCACGTGCTCTACGGCGTGGTGGAGCCGGACGCCGATGCTGACGGCGTGCGCGAGGTGCAGCTGCAGGGCACGATGCACTTCGCGGCCGCGGAGGTGGCGCTGCGGGAGCTCGAGCGCGTGCCGCAGGACGGCGAGCCGGTCGTGGTCGACCTCTCGCGCGTCGCCTCGACGAACAAGGTCGGCCGGCGGATGCTGCGCGAGGGCATCCGGCGCCTCGAGCGCGACGGGCACGAGGTGCGCGTCGAGGACCCGGACGGCCTGCTCGAGACCTGA
- a CDS encoding DUF2975 domain-containing protein, which produces MLQSRLVVFALRVVLVVAALWLLVLLTFALPGELSDGTPEPGVRLPTQIVLSLVLLSVLAVIVCIWRLLTLIGRDRLFSDASRRWVDAIVWSLAIGWALLAGFALAVTAVIFFTPEIRDPGIPMLLFGVVVLSSLPLLLMIVMRGLLRQATGYRAELEEVI; this is translated from the coding sequence ATGTTGCAGTCCCGCCTCGTCGTCTTCGCCCTCCGCGTCGTGCTCGTCGTCGCCGCCCTCTGGCTGCTCGTGCTGCTGACGTTCGCCCTGCCCGGCGAGCTGTCCGACGGCACCCCGGAGCCCGGCGTGCGCCTGCCGACGCAGATCGTCCTCTCACTCGTGCTGCTGAGCGTGCTCGCGGTGATCGTCTGCATCTGGCGGCTGCTGACGCTCATCGGCCGCGACCGGCTGTTCAGCGACGCGTCGCGGCGCTGGGTGGATGCGATCGTGTGGTCGCTCGCGATCGGCTGGGCGCTCCTCGCCGGCTTCGCGCTCGCGGTCACGGCGGTCATCTTCTTCACGCCGGAGATCCGCGACCCGGGCATCCCGATGCTGCTGTTCGGCGTCGTGGTGCTCTCGTCGCTGCCGCTGCTGCTCATGATCGTCATGCGCGGCCTGCTGCGGCAGGCCACCGGCTACCGCGCAGAGCTCGAGGAGGTCATCTGA
- a CDS encoding alpha/beta fold hydrolase, whose amino-acid sequence MSQHTLALPEVDLVYDVHGPLPTADGRPPLMMIGQPMDASGFQAQVALFGDRTVVTYDPRGLGRSTRKDGATTNEPEVQAEDVHAIIEALGAGPVEMLASSGGAVTALALVTAHPGDVSTLVAHEPPIDCVLPDAEAVQRARTAYTQVYRDKGWGAGMAAFIAMTSWEGEVTDEHLARPTPDPAAFGLPTADDGTRDDPLLSDRSWAVPLYRPDLDALRAAPTRIIVAVGEESVDVYTGRTAIALAEQLGQQATVFPSHHGGFMGGEFGYAGQPEAFAAKLREVLDRA is encoded by the coding sequence GTGTCGCAACACACCCTCGCGCTGCCGGAGGTCGACCTCGTCTACGACGTCCACGGGCCGCTGCCGACCGCCGATGGCCGGCCGCCGCTGATGATGATCGGCCAGCCGATGGACGCGAGCGGGTTCCAGGCGCAGGTGGCCCTGTTCGGGGACCGCACCGTCGTGACCTACGACCCGCGAGGCCTGGGTCGGAGCACGCGAAAGGACGGCGCGACGACGAACGAGCCGGAGGTGCAAGCCGAGGACGTCCACGCCATCATCGAGGCGCTCGGCGCCGGCCCGGTCGAGATGCTCGCCAGCAGCGGTGGCGCGGTGACCGCGCTGGCCCTGGTGACGGCCCACCCTGGGGACGTGTCGACCCTGGTCGCGCATGAGCCGCCGATCGACTGCGTCCTGCCGGACGCGGAGGCGGTGCAGCGAGCCCGGACGGCCTACACGCAGGTGTACCGGGACAAGGGCTGGGGCGCCGGGATGGCTGCCTTCATCGCGATGACCTCGTGGGAGGGGGAGGTCACGGATGAGCACCTGGCTCGACCAACGCCGGACCCGGCCGCGTTCGGCCTGCCGACCGCGGACGACGGGACGCGCGACGATCCGCTGCTGTCAGACCGATCCTGGGCGGTGCCCCTCTACCGGCCGGACCTCGACGCACTGAGGGCGGCGCCGACCAGGATCATCGTCGCGGTCGGGGAGGAGTCGGTGGACGTCTACACCGGCCGGACCGCGATCGCCTTGGCGGAGCAGCTCGGCCAGCAGGCGACCGTCTTCCCCAGCCACCACGGCGGCTTCATGGGCGGCGAGTTCGGCTATGCCGGCCAACCGGAGGCGTTCGCCGCCAAGCTCCGCGAGGTGCTGGACCGCGCGTGA
- a CDS encoding DUF5302 domain-containing protein gives MTSHDPVEPETPQDTPEGTETAEEAQRRKFREALDKKKLGHHGQGMGAPGGVQGAHSGPAVQKRVHRRKSG, from the coding sequence ATGACGAGTCACGATCCGGTCGAGCCTGAGACGCCGCAGGACACCCCTGAGGGCACCGAGACGGCCGAGGAGGCGCAGCGTCGCAAGTTCCGCGAGGCGCTCGACAAGAAGAAGCTCGGCCACCACGGGCAGGGCATGGGCGCCCCCGGCGGCGTGCAGGGCGCGCACTCCGGTCCCGCCGTCCAGAAGCGCGTCCACCGCCGCAAGAGCGGCTGA
- a CDS encoding trypsin-like serine protease, with protein sequence MALILGSAAPASAITGNYVEDNEHPYVGLVVFYDEEGEFTGRCSGSLLTPTVFLTAGHCTDDNATAIVYFQQDAGANYDPVTELDPITGYPETCAGDTLGVLCATSDELYNYGFDDFASFPNTYDVGIVILDQPIDLDEYGALAAPGSLDSLATARGRQDVTFTASGYGLTKSSPVAVESYRERLMASAILTNLSSRNTDGFNLQTNGNGAGRGGTCSGDSGGPVFYGGYESNTIVAVTSFGLNEWCRGVDFAYRTDRQEVLDWIASVVGEEQYSQIDIVTI encoded by the coding sequence GTGGCACTGATCCTGGGCAGCGCAGCCCCGGCGTCTGCGATCACCGGGAACTACGTCGAGGACAACGAGCATCCGTACGTCGGGCTGGTGGTCTTCTACGACGAGGAGGGCGAGTTCACCGGCCGGTGCTCCGGATCCCTGCTCACGCCGACCGTGTTCCTCACCGCGGGGCACTGCACCGACGACAACGCGACGGCCATCGTCTACTTCCAGCAGGACGCCGGCGCCAACTACGACCCGGTCACGGAGCTCGATCCGATCACCGGCTATCCCGAGACCTGCGCGGGCGACACGCTCGGCGTGCTCTGCGCCACGTCCGACGAGCTCTACAACTACGGCTTCGACGACTTCGCATCCTTCCCGAACACCTACGACGTGGGCATCGTCATCCTCGATCAGCCGATCGACCTCGACGAGTACGGCGCTCTGGCGGCGCCGGGATCCCTCGACAGCCTCGCGACGGCGCGCGGCAGGCAGGACGTCACCTTCACGGCCAGCGGCTACGGGCTGACCAAGAGCAGTCCGGTCGCCGTCGAGTCGTACCGCGAGCGCCTCATGGCCTCCGCGATCCTCACGAACCTCTCGAGCAGGAACACGGACGGGTTCAACCTGCAGACCAACGGCAACGGTGCGGGTCGCGGCGGCACCTGCTCCGGCGACTCGGGCGGCCCCGTCTTCTACGGCGGGTACGAGTCGAACACGATCGTCGCGGTGACGTCCTTCGGCCTCAACGAATGGTGCCGAGGCGTCGACTTCGCCTACCGCACGGACCGTCAAGAGGTGCTCGACTGGATCGCGTCGGTCGTGGGAGAGGAGCAGTACTCGCAGATCGACATCGTGACGATCTGA
- a CDS encoding MBL fold metallo-hydrolase — protein MVEIERILAPNPGPMTLDGTNTYVLGGQVVVDPGPADAEHIERLVRLRPRLILVTHRHPDHTEGAAELARSTGAALRGLDPDECLGGEPLVDGEWIPVDDVELQVIATPGHTADSVCIVVPGRAVLTGDTILGRGTTVIMHPDGAVGPYLATLDRLEALGDLEALPGHGDPLPSVAAVAREYRAHRLERLEQVRDALATLGTTAADAPVAAVTDVVYADVDPSVRQAAEASMAAQLAYLAQAG, from the coding sequence ATGGTCGAGATCGAGCGCATCCTGGCACCCAACCCCGGCCCCATGACGCTGGACGGCACGAACACCTACGTGCTGGGCGGGCAGGTCGTCGTCGACCCGGGCCCTGCCGACGCCGAGCACATCGAGCGGCTGGTGCGGCTCCGGCCGCGGCTCATCCTCGTGACGCACCGCCACCCCGACCACACGGAGGGCGCGGCCGAGCTCGCGCGCTCCACCGGCGCCGCGCTCCGCGGCCTCGATCCCGACGAGTGCCTCGGCGGCGAGCCGCTCGTCGACGGCGAGTGGATCCCCGTCGACGACGTCGAGCTGCAGGTCATCGCCACCCCGGGCCACACGGCCGACTCGGTGTGCATCGTGGTGCCGGGCCGGGCGGTGCTCACCGGCGACACGATCCTCGGCAGGGGCACGACCGTGATCATGCACCCCGACGGCGCGGTCGGGCCCTACCTCGCGACGCTCGACCGGCTGGAGGCGCTCGGCGACCTCGAGGCGCTGCCGGGCCACGGCGATCCGCTGCCCTCCGTCGCCGCGGTGGCGCGCGAGTACCGCGCGCACCGGCTCGAGCGGCTCGAGCAGGTGCGCGACGCGCTCGCGACGCTCGGCACGACGGCCGCGGACGCACCCGTCGCCGCCGTCACCGACGTCGTCTACGCCGACGTCGACCCGTCGGTGCGGCAGGCGGCCGAGGCGTCGATGGCGGCGCAGCTCGCCTACCTCGCGCAGGCAGGCTGA
- a CDS encoding helix-turn-helix domain-containing protein, with the protein MPIVVRIDVELAKRKLSVGDFAERVGLTPANVAVLKNGRAKAVRFSTLDAMCRVLECQPGDLLEWVEEAEPA; encoded by the coding sequence ATGCCCATCGTGGTGCGGATCGACGTCGAGCTCGCGAAGCGCAAGCTGAGCGTCGGCGACTTCGCCGAGCGGGTCGGGCTGACGCCCGCCAACGTCGCGGTGCTGAAGAACGGACGGGCGAAGGCCGTGCGCTTCTCGACGCTCGACGCGATGTGCCGCGTGCTCGAGTGCCAGCCCGGCGACCTGCTCGAGTGGGTCGAGGAGGCGGAGCCCGCCTGA
- a CDS encoding DUF998 domain-containing protein, whose protein sequence is MEAPVEADARRESRAIAAAWACFAVGIALGLIALAGPPRPIAGEGSVALPAAGIAALVAATAFAVSSAVHRRGETTPMPRWQAVIARVSTIAITIAFAAVAYLAVLTAGEILALGLQGLQAPALGGALLTGAASAAAGWLAFQAGVELRTTDLATLLFAFLTIGTVFAMITAADPRWWERHFSDLGTGWAFNLTLIVAGLLVATIGAYIGRDLHRRLGDAALRRIALVVALFALTGAALAGVGVFPVHRGQLLHDIAAFGTLGLFGITMVVVTIVMPGPPRALLLTTVGAGVALVVAVLLWRPLEVYSATALEAIAVGILFVWLTTLVRTLAALVPQESRPSGSPSPLRAAPAT, encoded by the coding sequence ATGGAGGCACCGGTCGAGGCGGACGCGCGCCGCGAGTCGCGCGCGATCGCGGCCGCGTGGGCGTGCTTCGCGGTGGGCATCGCGCTCGGGCTCATCGCCCTCGCCGGCCCGCCGCGCCCGATCGCCGGCGAGGGCTCGGTCGCGCTTCCGGCCGCCGGCATCGCCGCGCTCGTCGCCGCCACCGCGTTCGCCGTCAGCTCCGCCGTGCACCGACGCGGGGAGACGACACCGATGCCGCGCTGGCAGGCGGTCATCGCACGCGTCTCGACCATCGCGATCACCATCGCCTTCGCCGCGGTCGCGTACCTCGCGGTGCTCACGGCCGGCGAGATCCTCGCGCTCGGCCTGCAGGGGCTGCAGGCACCCGCGTTGGGCGGCGCGCTGCTCACCGGCGCCGCGAGCGCGGCCGCCGGGTGGCTCGCCTTCCAGGCGGGCGTCGAGCTGCGCACCACCGACCTGGCCACCCTGCTCTTCGCGTTCCTCACCATCGGCACCGTGTTCGCGATGATCACGGCAGCCGACCCGCGCTGGTGGGAGCGGCACTTCTCCGACCTCGGCACCGGCTGGGCGTTCAACCTCACGCTCATCGTCGCGGGGCTGCTGGTCGCGACGATCGGCGCGTACATCGGTCGCGACCTGCACCGCCGGCTCGGCGACGCCGCGCTGCGCCGGATCGCGCTGGTGGTCGCGCTCTTCGCCCTCACCGGTGCCGCGCTCGCCGGCGTCGGCGTCTTCCCGGTGCATCGGGGGCAGCTGCTCCACGACATCGCGGCATTCGGCACGCTCGGGCTCTTCGGGATCACGATGGTCGTGGTGACGATCGTGATGCCCGGGCCGCCCCGCGCGCTGCTCCTCACGACCGTCGGGGCCGGGGTCGCGCTCGTCGTCGCGGTGCTGCTGTGGCGACCGCTCGAGGTCTACAGCGCCACGGCGCTCGAGGCGATCGCCGTCGGCATCCTCTTCGTCTGGCTCACGACGCTCGTGCGCACCCTCGCCGCGCTCGTGCCGCAGGAGAGTCGCCCGTCGGGGTCGCCGTCGCCGCTGCGTGCGGCGCCCGCGACCTGA